From the genome of Candidatus Binataceae bacterium, one region includes:
- a CDS encoding acyl-CoA dehydrogenase family protein: MEARRNNGASQKTGSDHVAPDCRGMNFYRADAAFRGLLDLYIEPALRAHLEPHLDRLGELAGGRLDELADVADKHPPVLHPRDRFGRDEEWIEYHPAYREMERIAFAEFGLHAMSHRGGVLGWPAPMPPIAKYAFQYLFVQAEFGLMCPVSVSDTSNYVILRYGTDELKRRLLPRLLSQDPAAMWKGTQFMTEKSGGSDVGALESEARLENGEWRLYGEKWFCSHTDADLALILARPQGAPAGTRGLGLFAMPRRLDDGSRNRYRIVRLKDKLGTRSMASGEIRLEGAFAWQVGELGAGFKQMLDQVNLSRLSHGVRAAAMMRRCLNESLCVARNRVAFGRTLIELPLVRRQLLKLMVPAEQALSMYAWTADVMGRANRADEGAAHLLRILTPLFKFRACRDNLRVATGAMEVRGGNGYIEDWINPRLVRDAQIGVLWEGTSNINALDAIGRAAAKMGAHEALGQALHARLAEASRVPRKCRAELGGIVDRAVAFASRASGSEGERLARMAAGALYNTTTAILMAWEASRLGDGRRLLLSRMVVEHRLTSQDPLAPRSEEWEDLAAVMLLGADAVTLEQAAALVERP; encoded by the coding sequence ATGGAAGCCCGACGCAACAACGGCGCATCTCAAAAGACCGGCTCCGATCACGTCGCGCCTGATTGCCGCGGGATGAACTTCTACCGCGCCGACGCGGCGTTTCGCGGCCTGCTCGATCTCTACATCGAGCCCGCGTTGCGCGCGCACCTCGAACCTCATCTCGATCGCCTGGGCGAACTCGCCGGCGGCCGCCTCGACGAACTTGCCGACGTCGCCGACAAGCATCCGCCGGTGCTCCATCCGCGCGACCGCTTCGGGCGCGACGAGGAATGGATCGAATATCATCCGGCCTACCGCGAGATGGAGCGGATCGCGTTTGCCGAATTCGGACTGCACGCGATGAGCCATCGCGGGGGCGTGCTCGGATGGCCGGCTCCGATGCCGCCCATCGCAAAGTACGCCTTTCAGTACCTTTTCGTTCAGGCCGAGTTCGGCCTGATGTGCCCGGTAAGCGTCTCCGACACCAGCAACTACGTCATCCTTCGCTACGGCACCGACGAGCTGAAGCGCAGGCTCCTTCCCCGGCTGCTGTCGCAGGATCCGGCTGCGATGTGGAAGGGCACGCAGTTCATGACCGAGAAATCCGGCGGCTCGGACGTGGGCGCGCTCGAGAGCGAGGCGCGGCTGGAAAACGGCGAGTGGCGGCTCTACGGAGAGAAATGGTTCTGCTCGCACACCGACGCCGACCTGGCGCTTATCCTGGCCCGTCCGCAGGGCGCTCCCGCCGGCACTCGCGGCCTCGGATTGTTCGCGATGCCGCGGAGGCTCGACGACGGCAGCCGCAATCGCTACCGCATCGTGCGGCTCAAGGACAAGCTCGGCACGCGCTCGATGGCGAGCGGCGAGATTCGGCTCGAAGGCGCCTTCGCATGGCAGGTGGGCGAACTCGGCGCCGGCTTCAAGCAGATGCTCGACCAGGTCAACCTGTCGCGGCTCTCGCACGGAGTGCGCGCGGCCGCGATGATGCGCCGCTGCCTCAACGAGTCGCTTTGCGTGGCGCGTAATCGCGTTGCGTTTGGCCGCACGCTCATCGAGCTGCCGCTCGTGCGCCGCCAGTTGCTGAAACTGATGGTGCCGGCGGAGCAGGCGCTCTCGATGTACGCGTGGACGGCGGACGTGATGGGCCGCGCCAACCGCGCCGATGAGGGCGCGGCGCATCTGCTACGCATTCTCACTCCGCTTTTCAAGTTCCGTGCATGCCGCGACAACCTGCGCGTGGCGACCGGTGCGATGGAGGTGCGGGGCGGCAACGGTTATATCGAAGACTGGATAAACCCGCGGCTGGTGCGCGACGCACAGATCGGCGTGCTCTGGGAAGGCACCAGCAATATCAACGCGCTGGATGCGATCGGCCGCGCGGCGGCAAAAATGGGAGCGCACGAGGCTCTCGGCCAGGCGCTGCATGCGCGGCTGGCCGAGGCCTCGCGAGTGCCCCGGAAATGCCGCGCCGAGCTTGGCGGCATCGTCGATCGCGCCGTCGCCTTTGCCTCGCGCGCCTCCGGCAGCGAAGGCGAGCGGCTCGCGCGGATGGCCGCAGGCGCGTTGTACAACACCACCACGGCGATACTGATGGCTTGGGAGGCGTCGCGTCTTGGCGATGGCCGCCGTCTGCTGCTCTCCCGGATGGTCGTCGAGCATCGGCTGACCTCTCAGGATCCGCTCGCGCCAAGGAGCGAAGAGTGGGAAGACCTGGCGGCCGTGATGCTCCTCGGCGCGGACGCGGTTACGCTTGAGCAGGCCGCGGCGTTGGTCGAACGGCCGTGA